In one window of Leptospira sp. WS92.C1 DNA:
- the ptsP gene encoding phosphoenolpyruvate--protein phosphotransferase: protein MIPSKRTVFPGIIAYPGKLYGKVLKTGKKRNTILTGTYVHESEKEEELEKFRIALEDSLHSLRILIRSVESSGPDHKEIQEILETQAMICSDPSLATSVRRRIQEFGENAILAVQNVTHEISEKFRAIENEFFRERVDHFQDVSNRLIEFLAGKKEEDSFLSGLKEDLILVARELTPSQMILMDKTRIRGIATDLGGKTGHMAILARNYGIPTIVGLKDFSSYVRDNEFIFLDAEVGNVIRYPTLEEVKYYGFSSSYPVEESGTKKIRAISKDGIRVRIKCNLESELDCEQAIKSGAEGVGLFRSESLFLKYQDSNVSGEEQFRAYKAIAEGMEDKPVILRTFDIGADKFSTGETEENPFLGNRGIRYCLSNPEWFSEQLTAILRASAFGNVSILLPMITGPAEIVRTREILEECKRRLNSQKEKYNKKIKVGAMIETPAAVTALDLIAREADFFSVGTNDLLQYVMAVDRNNIHVSSLYNPYHIAFLRALIRIVEVSRDYDKPLSICGELASDTNFTIFLIGIGIRELSVSIPFLNPIRKIIRSISLHQAGTLVKKILELSEEENYENIEAFLFSKHLS, encoded by the coding sequence ATGATCCCCTCCAAACGTACAGTTTTCCCAGGAATCATCGCCTATCCGGGAAAGCTATACGGTAAGGTCCTCAAGACCGGAAAAAAAAGAAATACCATCCTCACAGGAACCTATGTCCACGAATCGGAAAAAGAAGAAGAATTAGAAAAATTCCGAATCGCACTTGAGGACAGCCTTCATAGCCTCCGAATCCTCATTCGATCCGTAGAATCCTCCGGTCCAGATCACAAAGAAATCCAGGAAATTTTAGAAACACAAGCGATGATCTGTTCGGATCCGAGTCTTGCGACATCGGTTCGAAGAAGAATCCAGGAATTTGGTGAAAATGCAATCCTTGCGGTTCAAAACGTAACTCACGAAATTTCTGAAAAATTCAGAGCGATAGAAAATGAATTCTTTCGAGAACGAGTGGATCATTTTCAGGATGTTTCCAACCGACTCATCGAATTTTTAGCCGGTAAGAAGGAAGAAGACTCCTTTCTTTCCGGACTGAAAGAGGATTTGATCTTAGTCGCGAGAGAACTCACTCCTTCTCAAATGATTCTCATGGATAAAACTAGGATCCGCGGAATTGCAACCGATCTCGGAGGCAAAACGGGTCATATGGCGATCCTCGCAAGAAATTATGGTATTCCCACGATCGTAGGTCTCAAAGACTTTTCAAGTTATGTAAGAGACAATGAATTCATTTTCTTAGACGCAGAGGTTGGAAACGTGATCCGATATCCGACTCTGGAGGAAGTTAAGTATTACGGTTTTTCTTCTTCGTATCCGGTGGAGGAAAGCGGAACTAAAAAAATCAGGGCGATCAGTAAAGACGGAATTCGTGTTCGAATCAAATGTAACTTGGAATCCGAATTGGATTGCGAACAGGCGATTAAATCCGGAGCCGAAGGTGTGGGTCTTTTTCGAAGCGAATCGTTATTCTTAAAATATCAGGATAGCAACGTTTCCGGTGAGGAGCAATTTCGCGCATACAAAGCGATCGCAGAAGGAATGGAAGACAAACCCGTTATTCTCCGGACCTTTGATATCGGCGCGGATAAATTCTCAACGGGAGAAACGGAGGAAAATCCGTTTTTAGGAAATCGAGGAATCCGATATTGTCTTTCCAATCCGGAATGGTTTTCCGAACAACTAACCGCGATTTTACGCGCATCCGCGTTTGGTAACGTCAGCATTCTTCTTCCGATGATCACCGGGCCTGCGGAGATCGTAAGAACCAGGGAGATTCTGGAGGAATGCAAACGTAGACTGAATTCTCAAAAAGAGAAATACAATAAGAAAATCAAAGTCGGCGCGATGATCGAAACCCCTGCGGCGGTTACCGCCTTGGATCTGATCGCCAGAGAAGCGGACTTTTTTTCGGTAGGGACGAACGACCTACTTCAATATGTGATGGCAGTGGATCGAAACAATATCCATGTATCCTCTCTTTACAATCCGTATCATATCGCTTTTTTAAGGGCCTTGATCCGAATCGTGGAAGTTTCCAGAGATTATGACAAACCTTTGAGTATCTGCGGAGAACTGGCTTCGGATACGAACTTTACGATATTCTTAATCGGAATCGGAATTCGGGAACTGTCCGTATCGATCCCGTTTTTAAATCCGATCCGAAAAATTATCCGTTCGATTTCGTTACATCAGGCTGGAACTTTGGTAAAAAAAATCTTAGAACTTTCCGAAGAGGAAAACTACGAAAACATAGAAGCATTTTTATTTAGCAAACATCTTAGTTGA
- a CDS encoding long-chain fatty acid--CoA ligase → MAENLAQLFRESAEKFRDLPAFFSKDSKKEYNPTTYGQLYEQGINLAEALIELGVQQNQRVGLIADNRIEWIIADYGVILSGAADVPRGTDITDSEIVYILNHSEVEVVFIENDKMLEKFNRNKSQLNNVKTIIILDSTSTAPGVLKMQDLIEKGKKLREGGSRKAEQRIAAINSEDLFTLIYTSGTTGLPKGVMLKHSNMMHQIHHVSPMLNIKSDARLLSILPIWHVFERVVEYVCIGLGTSTYYTNVRDLRQDLATVKPTFMGSAPRLWENIYNGIYTRINDPAQTPAIRRGLFKLAYFFSSKKNQAVRFLKGIEVDYTGRNPIGSLFYGILMFVQLLLTGPFTLTILAGAFGAYFAGTEFSFLTTPLYTVSGLAVLLNSFTLDRIVLAKIRTATGGHLKASISGGGALPRHVDEFFGNIGINVLEGYGMTETSPVISVRTFEKLIIGSVGVIVPKTRLQIRNDSNGVLTEVDENGNITQGKLGLKGVVFIKGPQVMKGYFKNEEATSKAIQDGWMNTGDMGMINFKKTLTLTGRAKDTVVLLGGENVEPVPIENKLQESAYISQCMVIGQDQKNLGALVVPDFEKLQEWAKENGINESNNDKLIENPKVYDMYRKEIKALNNTKNGFKSFEQVNPFILISKPFEVGDELNNMMKMKRHVITEKYMDKIKKIYSNNQD, encoded by the coding sequence ATGGCGGAGAATTTAGCCCAGCTATTTCGTGAATCTGCGGAAAAATTTCGGGATTTACCGGCATTCTTTTCAAAGGATTCCAAAAAAGAATATAACCCTACTACTTACGGGCAATTGTATGAGCAAGGGATCAATCTTGCGGAAGCTCTGATTGAGTTAGGTGTTCAACAAAACCAAAGAGTAGGATTGATCGCGGACAACCGTATCGAATGGATCATAGCGGATTATGGTGTGATTCTTTCCGGGGCAGCAGATGTTCCTCGTGGAACCGATATCACAGATTCTGAAATCGTTTATATTCTCAATCACTCCGAAGTAGAGGTCGTGTTTATCGAAAACGACAAGATGCTCGAGAAGTTTAACAGAAACAAGTCGCAGCTGAATAACGTTAAAACCATTATCATTCTGGATTCTACAAGCACCGCTCCCGGTGTTCTGAAGATGCAGGATCTGATTGAAAAGGGTAAAAAACTGAGAGAAGGTGGGTCGAGAAAAGCGGAACAAAGAATTGCCGCGATCAACTCCGAAGATCTTTTTACTCTCATTTATACCTCCGGAACTACAGGACTTCCAAAAGGTGTAATGTTGAAACATTCCAACATGATGCACCAGATCCATCATGTAAGTCCTATGCTCAATATCAAATCGGACGCACGTCTTCTTTCCATTCTCCCGATATGGCACGTATTCGAAAGAGTGGTCGAATACGTTTGTATCGGATTGGGGACTTCTACGTATTACACAAACGTAAGAGATCTGCGTCAGGATCTCGCGACCGTAAAACCTACATTTATGGGTTCCGCACCAAGACTCTGGGAAAATATCTACAATGGAATTTATACCAGAATCAACGATCCCGCTCAGACACCTGCGATTCGCAGAGGCCTTTTCAAATTGGCGTATTTTTTCTCCAGTAAAAAAAACCAAGCGGTTCGCTTTTTAAAAGGAATCGAAGTCGATTATACAGGAAGAAACCCGATCGGATCCTTATTTTATGGAATTCTAATGTTCGTTCAGTTGCTTTTAACCGGACCTTTTACTCTTACGATTCTCGCGGGAGCATTCGGTGCGTATTTTGCAGGAACTGAATTTTCCTTTTTAACGACTCCGCTGTATACGGTTTCCGGTTTGGCAGTGCTTTTAAACAGCTTTACTTTGGATCGTATTGTTCTTGCCAAAATTAGAACCGCAACCGGTGGACATTTGAAAGCTTCTATTTCAGGTGGTGGAGCCCTTCCAAGACACGTAGACGAATTTTTCGGAAATATCGGGATCAACGTTTTGGAAGGTTATGGTATGACCGAAACCTCGCCTGTGATTTCGGTGAGAACCTTTGAAAAATTGATCATCGGTTCCGTGGGTGTGATCGTTCCAAAAACAAGATTGCAAATTCGTAACGATAGCAACGGTGTTTTGACCGAGGTCGACGAAAACGGAAACATCACGCAAGGAAAACTCGGACTGAAAGGTGTGGTTTTTATCAAAGGGCCGCAAGTGATGAAAGGGTATTTCAAAAATGAAGAAGCCACCTCCAAAGCGATCCAAGACGGTTGGATGAATACCGGGGATATGGGGATGATCAACTTCAAAAAGACTCTCACTCTGACCGGACGTGCAAAAGACACTGTGGTTTTGTTGGGTGGAGAAAACGTAGAACCGGTTCCGATCGAGAACAAACTTCAGGAATCCGCGTATATCAGTCAGTGTATGGTGATTGGTCAGGATCAGAAAAATTTGGGAGCGCTTGTGGTTCCTGATTTCGAAAAATTACAGGAATGGGCAAAGGAAAACGGAATCAACGAATCGAATAACGACAAATTGATCGAAAATCCGAAAGTCTATGACATGTATAGAAAAGAAATCAAGGCCTTAAACAATACCAAAAACGGATTCAAATCCTTTGAACAGGTAAATCCTTTCATTCTGATTTCGAAACCGTTTGAAGTGGGCGACGAACTCAACAACATGATGAAGATGAAACGTCACGTAATCACTGAAAAATACATGGATAAAATCAAGAAAATCTATTCTAACAACCAAGATTAA
- a CDS encoding TlpA family protein disulfide reductase, with the protein MLKTRWIRFSIFLLLSACIPSKEESILYKLPLTDLEGNSASLKKYKGKALLLDVWASWCEPCKEAVPVLEKLSKDLEGKNGVLLGINTESELSKEERLKAARDFGMTYPSLVDQNFALVNQYKVEGQPALIVFSKSGTFLKIHYGIRDRDYPKLRLSFENWLAAP; encoded by the coding sequence ATGTTGAAAACACGATGGATTCGATTCTCTATTTTTCTTTTGTTATCCGCTTGTATTCCTTCCAAGGAAGAATCGATTTTATACAAACTTCCTTTGACAGATTTGGAAGGCAATTCCGCATCTTTGAAGAAATACAAGGGAAAGGCATTGCTCCTGGATGTCTGGGCTTCTTGGTGCGAACCTTGTAAGGAAGCCGTTCCGGTTTTGGAAAAACTTTCCAAGGATTTAGAGGGGAAGAATGGGGTTCTCCTCGGAATCAATACGGAATCCGAATTGTCCAAAGAAGAACGTTTGAAAGCGGCAAGGGACTTCGGAATGACCTATCCTTCTCTCGTGGATCAAAATTTTGCGCTCGTCAATCAATACAAGGTGGAAGGGCAACCCGCGTTGATCGTTTTTAGTAAATCAGGAACCTTTTTAAAAATTCACTATGGAATCCGAGACCGGGACTACCCAAAACTCAGATTGAGTTTTGAAAATTGGCTCGCTGCACCATAG